In Aegilops tauschii subsp. strangulata cultivar AL8/78 chromosome 3, Aet v6.0, whole genome shotgun sequence, one genomic interval encodes:
- the LOC109775035 gene encoding aspartic proteinase CDR1-like, which produces MPATMTSRALLLVGVVLTAHKFLCTAYVGGDGFSVEFIHRDSVKSPYRDPSLTAPARVLEAARRSTSRAAALSRAYAGADASSADGAVSELTSRPFEYMMAVNVGTPPTRMLAIADTGSDLIWLNCSNGAGAPGLAAARHARAPAPAPAPAPPPGVQFNSANSTTFGLVSCGSGACRALPEASCADSKCRYLYSYGDGSQSTSGLLSTETFTFADDQGTRGDRAMRVANVSFGCSTTMIGSFIGDGLVGLGGGDLSLVNQLGADTSLGRRFSYCLVPYSINASSVLNFGPRAAVTEPGAATTPLIPSEVKTYYTVDLRSVKIGNKTFAAPQEYPVIVDSGSTLTYLANELVDPLVKELTQRVKLPPAKSPEELLPLCFDVSGVGEGQVAAMIPDVALELGSGGGATVTLKSENTFVVVHEGTLCLAVVALQFPPVSIIGNIAQQNMHVGYDLDKGTVTFAPADCARSSGSLYI; this is translated from the coding sequence ATGCCTGCGACGATGACATCCCGCGCTCTGCTGCTCGTTGGCGTCGTCCTGACGGCGCACAAGTTCTTGTGCACGGCGTACGTCGGCGGCGATGGGTTCAGCGTGGAGTTCATCCACCGTGACTCCGTCAAGTCGCCGTACCGTGACCCGTCGCTCACCGCGCCCGCCCGCGTGCTCGAGGCCGCGCGCCGGTCCACATCGCGCGCCGCTGCGCTCTCGCGCGCCTACGCCGGCGCCGACGCATCATCAGCCGACGGCGCTGTGTCTGAGCTCACCTCCAGGCCATTCGAGTACATGATGGCCGTGAACGTGGGCACGCCGCCCACCCGCATGCTCGCCATCGCCGACACCGGCAGCGACCTCATCTGGCTCAACTGCAGCAACGGAGCCGGCGCTCCTGGTCTGGCGGCCGCCCGTCACGCCCGCGCGCCCGCTcccgctccagcccccgcgccgccgccgggcGTCCAGTTCAACTCCGCCAATTCGACGACGTTCGGTCTCGTGAGCTGCGGCTCCGGCGCATGCCGCGCGCTCCCCGAAGCCTCCTGCGCCGACTCCAAGTGCAGGTATCTCTACTCCTACGGCGACGGCTCCCAGTCCACGAGCGGCCTCCTCTCCACAGAGACCTTCACCTTCGCCGACGACCAAGGCACCCGCGGCGATCGGGCGATGCGCGTGGCCAACGTCAGCTTCGGCTGCTCCACGACCATGATCGGCTCGTTCATCGGGGACGGCCTCgtcggactcggcggcggcgaccTCTCCCTCGTCAATCAGTTAGGCGCAGACACATCGCTCGGCCGGAGGTTCTCCTACTGCCTCGTGCCCTACTCCATCAACGCCTCCTCCGTGCTCAACTTCGGTCCCCGCGCCGCCGTGACGGAGCCCGGCGCGGCGACGACGCCGCTGATCCCATCCGAAGTGAAGACCTACTACACCGTCGACCTCCGGTCCGTCAAGATCGGGAACAAGACCTTCGCGGCGCCGCAGGAGTACCCCGTCATCGTGGACTCCGGCTCGACGCTGACGTACCTCGCGAACGAGCTTGTGGACCCATTGGTGAAAGAGCTAACCCAGAGGGTCAAGCTCCCGCCGGCGAAGTCGCCGGAAGAGCTCCTGCCACTGTGCTTCGACGTGAGCGGGGTAGGAGAGGGGCAGGTTGCCGCGATGATCCCTGACGTGGCGCTGGAACTGGGCTCCGGCGGCGGTGCGACGGTCACGCTCAAGTCGGAGAACACGTTCGTCGTTGTGCACGAGGGGACCCTGTGCTTGGCGGTGGTGGCCCTGCAGTTTCCTCCTGTGTCCATCATCGGGAATATTGCGCAGCAGAACATGCACGTTGGGTACGACCTCGACAAGGGCACCGTGACCTTCGCCCCAGCAGACTGCGCCAGGTCCTCCGGCTCTCTGTATATCTGA